One genomic region from bacterium encodes:
- a CDS encoding DUF4832 domain-containing protein: MSRRLAVLLAALLLSAASFASAAAAGDTLHVRPVEIDDVLNNPGIGFNTFQRFNGDTLNGGDHWTEGFPIQYQDFDGDLTNPDYPNCSTAYFRVYWRFVETAPGVYDWPMFDKALRTAAERGQTLIVRIAPYGGGPDKDVPQWYRQMVGPEDNLSDGKWRCDPEDPRYLKYFGGLIRAFGQRYDGNPDLECIDVSTIGYWGEGSGSHLLKRQTWCDLVNCYLDNFKKTPLIFQPLNGDAPDPSLLVRGLPIAATWLDGRNNGEGPQMRNVGWRMDCLGDMGFWRNEQGDWCHMLDVYPEDIQRSGMLDAWKKAPITMEICGTFKTWLKHEKYDEKTVKYIFDQALKWHISTFNAKSSGVPPQWKPLVDDWLRRMGYRFVLRKFSWPATVRPQGKLAFQTWWENKGVAPCYRQFPLALRLRGNGRSEVLVCDTDIRSWLPGDIIYDDAVCVPLGLPDGEYDLDIAILDPRTRTPKVRLAIAGRMEDGWYPIGKINVKETVK, translated from the coding sequence ATGTCCCGACGCCTCGCTGTCCTGCTGGCCGCTCTGCTTCTGAGCGCCGCCTCTTTCGCCTCAGCCGCCGCCGCCGGGGATACCCTGCACGTGCGGCCGGTCGAGATCGACGATGTGCTGAACAACCCCGGGATCGGGTTCAACACTTTCCAGCGTTTCAACGGCGACACCCTGAACGGCGGCGACCACTGGACCGAGGGTTTTCCCATCCAGTACCAGGACTTTGACGGCGATCTGACCAACCCCGACTATCCCAATTGCTCCACCGCCTATTTCCGGGTTTACTGGCGCTTTGTCGAGACCGCGCCCGGGGTGTACGACTGGCCGATGTTCGACAAGGCCCTGCGCACCGCGGCCGAGCGCGGCCAGACCCTGATTGTCCGGATCGCCCCCTATGGTGGAGGGCCGGACAAGGACGTGCCGCAGTGGTACCGTCAGATGGTGGGACCCGAGGACAACCTGTCCGACGGCAAGTGGCGCTGCGACCCCGAGGACCCGCGCTATCTCAAGTATTTCGGCGGCCTGATCCGGGCTTTCGGCCAGCGCTATGACGGCAACCCCGATCTGGAGTGCATCGATGTCTCGACCATCGGCTACTGGGGCGAGGGCAGCGGCTCGCACCTGCTCAAGCGGCAAACCTGGTGCGACCTGGTGAACTGCTACCTGGACAACTTCAAGAAAACCCCGCTCATCTTCCAGCCCCTGAACGGCGACGCCCCCGACCCGAGCCTGCTGGTGCGCGGTCTGCCCATCGCGGCGACCTGGCTGGACGGACGTAACAACGGCGAAGGCCCGCAGATGCGGAACGTGGGCTGGCGCATGGACTGCCTGGGCGACATGGGGTTCTGGCGCAACGAGCAGGGCGACTGGTGCCACATGCTGGATGTCTACCCCGAGGACATCCAGCGCAGCGGGATGCTGGACGCTTGGAAAAAAGCCCCGATCACCATGGAAATCTGCGGCACGTTCAAGACCTGGCTCAAGCATGAGAAATACGATGAAAAAACCGTGAAATACATTTTCGACCAGGCGCTCAAATGGCACATCAGCACGTTCAACGCCAAGAGCAGCGGCGTGCCGCCGCAGTGGAAACCCCTGGTGGATGACTGGCTGCGCCGGATGGGCTACCGTTTCGTGCTGCGCAAGTTCTCCTGGCCGGCCACGGTGCGGCCACAAGGCAAGCTGGCTTTCCAGACCTGGTGGGAGAACAAGGGCGTCGCCCCCTGCTACCGCCAGTTCCCTCTGGCCCTGCGCCTGCGCGGCAACGGCCGCAGCGAGGTGCTGGTCTGCGACACGGACATACGCTCCTGGCTGCCGGGTGACATTATCTACGATGACGCGGTGTGCGTGCCGCTGGGCCTGCCGGACGGTGAGTACGACCTGGACATCGCCATCCTCGACCCGCGCACCCGCACGCCCAAGGTGCGGCTGGCCATCGCCGGGCGCATGGAGGACGGCTGGTACCCGATTGGCAAGATCAACGTGAAAGAGACGGTGAAGTGA
- a CDS encoding epoxyqueuosine reductase, translated as MNPNALLQDLRSHLTGRGASLVACADIQGLPEDLREGLPRAVFIAVALTPSIVAGIAHGPTAEYLAEYNRVNSLLAELSEAGAQFLRAAGWRAAAYLPTKSGAAAGDLRTPLPHKTVATLSGAGWIGRCALLVTPQFGSALRLNRILTDAPLPVGEPVMESHCGACTACVEVCPASAPKGGLWSPGIAREEIFDAHACHEMARRLCPEQWDVRSICGICIQACPFTRRYLARSGVAMA; from the coding sequence ATGAACCCGAATGCGCTTCTGCAGGACTTGCGCTCGCACCTGACCGGGCGCGGGGCCTCGCTGGTGGCCTGCGCGGACATCCAGGGCCTGCCCGAGGATTTGCGTGAGGGCCTGCCGCGGGCGGTGTTCATCGCCGTGGCGCTCACTCCCTCGATCGTGGCCGGGATCGCCCACGGCCCCACGGCCGAGTATCTGGCCGAATACAATCGGGTCAACTCCCTGCTGGCCGAGTTGTCCGAGGCGGGGGCGCAGTTCCTTCGCGCGGCCGGCTGGCGCGCCGCGGCCTATCTTCCCACCAAGTCCGGGGCCGCGGCAGGGGACCTGCGCACTCCGCTGCCGCACAAGACTGTGGCCACACTCTCGGGCGCGGGCTGGATCGGGCGCTGCGCCCTTCTGGTCACCCCGCAGTTCGGCTCGGCCCTTCGGCTCAACCGTATCCTCACCGATGCTCCACTGCCGGTGGGCGAGCCGGTGATGGAGTCCCACTGCGGCGCGTGCACCGCCTGCGTGGAGGTCTGCCCGGCCTCAGCGCCGAAAGGCGGGCTCTGGAGTCCAGGGATCGCGCGGGAGGAGATTTTCGACGCGCACGCCTGCCACGAGATGGCGCGCCGCCTCTGCCCGGAGCAGTGGGACGTGCGCTCGATATGTGGAATCTGCATCCAGGCCTGCCCGTTCACCCGCCGCTACCTGGCCCGCAGCGGGGTGGCGATGGCCTGA
- a CDS encoding heparinase II/III-family protein produces MGLHLTRPSSWIAVAALFVAALTTAAGCSGHVGADRADNPYAREIVRRAQDYLGQKRLRVDYYRIHRSLAYPLPVARIDNPPVPVEDSSLVYPWEIWMLWELEERVGCLGWAGELSGEARFREAAERDLAALAGWPTYNAQAQPHLSVGHAARTMYLARRNWGWLSSQLKDSLAAACGRLVDNHSAWLQAGRLGLTTPEQVLSADPQVLHNIPVIATLGLCLAARAGGHPLLPELERHCLALVQAELDLRARGLTEGLSYDGYILDFVADWLRDAPEESRRAVLGNPQVARVLSQAVWLAASGCLWRFAPFDDVEPLQMPFHADAQAKLLGFRPDSLAAWYLEHFPVTILRADGLAALAQSGFPRSFGSAPPAPGASAALYAVVLRTGWEPADLAVAASASNATAGHIQCDNGSLVLGTRGLWLIDDPGYQQYLSGEERDFTLGPGAHNYPVVNGLVQTSHRVERLVCRQEADSLWHTRLEFTAAYDSSLALERVTRDIWLCGRSLVVVADRVKGAAVKDIRYTWQGCPEAAWWPQDGAWLVSAAGAGLWVQSPGNSLDGGELYRHPGTRGQMSLCKTLPAGPDNRIWWVFSLGDSPAECSLAGDGTSLRVQGQAAEFALED; encoded by the coding sequence ATGGGCCTGCACCTGACACGCCCGAGTTCCTGGATCGCTGTGGCTGCCCTTTTTGTCGCCGCGCTGACAACCGCCGCAGGCTGCTCCGGCCACGTCGGCGCAGACCGGGCCGATAACCCCTACGCCCGGGAAATCGTCCGCCGCGCCCAGGATTACCTGGGACAGAAACGCTTGCGGGTCGACTACTACCGCATCCACCGCAGCCTGGCCTACCCGCTGCCCGTGGCCCGGATCGACAACCCGCCCGTGCCGGTCGAGGACAGCAGCCTTGTCTATCCCTGGGAAATCTGGATGCTCTGGGAGCTGGAGGAGCGGGTGGGCTGCCTGGGCTGGGCCGGCGAGCTGAGCGGCGAGGCACGTTTCCGCGAGGCCGCCGAACGGGACCTCGCGGCCCTGGCCGGCTGGCCCACTTACAACGCCCAGGCCCAGCCGCACCTTTCGGTCGGCCACGCGGCGCGGACAATGTACCTGGCCCGCCGCAACTGGGGCTGGCTGAGTTCGCAGCTAAAGGACAGCCTGGCCGCGGCCTGCGGCCGTCTGGTGGACAACCACTCCGCCTGGCTCCAGGCCGGCCGTCTCGGGCTGACCACCCCGGAGCAGGTCCTGTCCGCCGACCCGCAGGTGCTCCACAACATCCCTGTCATAGCCACCCTGGGCCTGTGCCTGGCCGCCCGGGCCGGCGGCCACCCGCTTCTGCCAGAGCTGGAGCGCCACTGCCTGGCCCTGGTCCAGGCCGAGCTGGACCTGCGTGCGCGCGGCCTGACCGAGGGGCTCTCGTACGACGGCTACATCCTGGATTTCGTGGCCGACTGGCTGCGGGACGCACCGGAGGAAAGCCGACGGGCGGTGCTCGGCAACCCGCAGGTGGCCCGTGTGTTGAGCCAGGCCGTGTGGCTGGCCGCGTCGGGCTGCCTCTGGCGTTTCGCGCCGTTCGACGATGTCGAGCCGCTCCAGATGCCGTTCCACGCGGATGCCCAGGCCAAGCTCCTGGGTTTCCGCCCCGACTCGCTTGCCGCCTGGTACCTGGAGCATTTCCCGGTCACGATCCTGCGGGCGGATGGCCTGGCCGCGCTGGCGCAGTCAGGCTTCCCGCGCTCTTTCGGCTCCGCGCCGCCCGCGCCGGGGGCCTCAGCCGCCCTTTACGCCGTGGTGCTGCGCACGGGCTGGGAGCCGGCCGACCTGGCCGTGGCGGCCTCCGCCTCCAACGCCACCGCGGGCCACATCCAGTGCGACAACGGCAGCCTGGTCCTGGGCACGCGCGGCCTCTGGCTGATCGACGACCCCGGCTACCAGCAGTACCTGAGCGGCGAGGAGCGCGATTTCACCCTCGGCCCCGGCGCGCACAACTATCCTGTCGTCAACGGCCTGGTGCAGACCAGCCACCGTGTCGAGCGCCTTGTCTGCCGCCAGGAGGCCGACAGCCTCTGGCACACGCGCCTGGAGTTCACCGCGGCCTACGACTCCAGCCTGGCCCTGGAACGCGTGACCCGGGATATCTGGCTCTGCGGCCGCTCGCTGGTGGTGGTGGCCGACCGGGTGAAAGGCGCGGCGGTGAAGGATATCCGCTACACCTGGCAGGGCTGCCCGGAGGCGGCCTGGTGGCCGCAGGACGGGGCCTGGCTTGTCAGCGCGGCCGGGGCGGGCCTCTGGGTCCAGTCGCCGGGGAATTCCCTGGACGGCGGCGAGCTGTACCGTCACCCCGGCACCCGCGGCCAGATGTCCCTGTGCAAGACTCTCCCGGCCGGGCCGGACAACCGTATCTGGTGGGTATTCAGCCTGGGGGACAGTCCGGCCGAATGCAGCCTCGCCGGGGATGGTACGAGCCTTCGGGTGCAGGGGCAGGCGGCGGAGTTCGCGCTGGAGGACTGA
- a CDS encoding lipid-binding SYLF domain-containing protein — translation MPSAKSCLVTALTLLLLVSAGPLRADKTTKRVAAAATVYREMIEMPDDGAPEYLRKNCRAVVIIPHVVKAALGFGGRYGRGVASARGKDGVFSPPSFVSLSGGSVGFQIGASATDLVLFVMTERGMKSLLESKVTLGADASVAAGPVGRSAEAGTDIQFKSDIYAYARSKGAFAGIALDGSVLTTDDDTMKEFYGSEVTAKQILYEQKAPKVPAAAKKLIKVLP, via the coding sequence ATGCCGAGTGCAAAAAGCTGTCTTGTCACCGCGTTGACGCTTCTGCTGCTGGTTTCGGCGGGGCCGCTTCGCGCTGACAAGACCACGAAACGGGTGGCTGCCGCTGCGACAGTGTACCGCGAGATGATTGAAATGCCGGACGACGGTGCGCCGGAATATCTGCGCAAGAACTGCCGCGCCGTTGTGATTATCCCGCACGTGGTCAAGGCCGCGCTGGGTTTCGGGGGACGGTACGGCCGGGGAGTGGCCAGCGCGCGCGGTAAGGACGGCGTTTTCAGCCCGCCCTCCTTCGTCAGCCTCTCGGGCGGCAGCGTCGGGTTCCAGATCGGGGCCTCGGCCACCGACCTGGTGCTGTTCGTGATGACCGAGCGGGGGATGAAATCTCTCCTGGAGAGCAAGGTCACCCTGGGGGCGGATGCCTCGGTGGCGGCCGGGCCGGTGGGGCGCTCGGCCGAGGCGGGCACGGACATCCAGTTCAAGTCCGATATATATGCCTATGCCCGCAGCAAGGGCGCTTTCGCCGGGATCGCCTTGGACGGCAGCGTCTTGACCACGGACGATGATACAATGAAGGAGTTCTACGGCAGCGAGGTCACGGCGAAACAGATTCTTTACGAACAGAAAGCGCCCAAGGTGCCGGCTGCGGCCAAGAAATTGATCAAGGTTCTGCCCTGA
- a CDS encoding serine/threonine-protein phosphatase, which produces MGYRHFEIESVSSSKEPGSPCGDVAAWERSETGCVAVLCDGLGSGIRANLAATLCVSRIMEYLRRGGSLREGFLQAVRTMHAARGTELPYAVFNVARVLPDGAATVLSYESPPPVLVGRNHATLLHQSSLSAGDEIVAEAHCHLESGEGLLLVSDGVTQAGMGRGLTWGWESEGLCRFVTDRLATGAGPSGLADKVHARARELWRDARGDDVTALLLHCRPGLCVNVITGPPAERGADFAVARRFLQAAGPKVISGATTAKIVATHLKKPLRVEDNPKSILAPPLLSVEGIDLVTEGLVTLNQAHNILDEDPRRYDPESGVSALCNLLRRADRVNFSVGGAVNPANQDIGFRQLGLVRREKIVELLAEKLRRMGKLVVIERV; this is translated from the coding sequence GTGGGATACCGGCACTTCGAAATAGAGAGCGTCTCCAGCAGCAAGGAGCCGGGCTCGCCCTGCGGGGATGTGGCCGCCTGGGAGCGCAGCGAGACCGGCTGCGTGGCCGTGCTCTGCGATGGCCTGGGCAGCGGGATCAGGGCCAACCTGGCCGCGACCCTCTGCGTGAGCCGGATCATGGAATACCTGCGGCGCGGCGGCTCTCTGCGCGAGGGTTTCCTTCAGGCTGTGCGCACCATGCACGCCGCGCGCGGCACCGAGTTGCCCTACGCCGTGTTCAACGTAGCCCGGGTGCTGCCGGACGGTGCGGCCACGGTGCTGAGCTACGAAAGCCCTCCGCCGGTTCTGGTCGGGCGCAACCACGCCACGCTTCTGCACCAGAGCAGCCTTTCCGCCGGGGATGAGATAGTCGCCGAGGCGCACTGCCACCTGGAGAGCGGCGAGGGCCTTCTGCTGGTTTCGGATGGAGTGACCCAGGCCGGGATGGGCCGCGGGCTCACCTGGGGCTGGGAGAGCGAGGGACTCTGCCGGTTTGTCACCGACCGCCTGGCCACCGGAGCGGGCCCGTCAGGACTGGCCGATAAAGTCCACGCCCGGGCGCGCGAGCTGTGGCGCGACGCCCGCGGGGATGATGTCACCGCGCTGCTGCTGCACTGCCGCCCCGGCCTGTGTGTGAACGTGATCACCGGCCCGCCCGCCGAGCGCGGCGCCGATTTCGCCGTGGCCCGGCGTTTCCTGCAGGCCGCGGGCCCCAAGGTGATCAGCGGGGCGACCACGGCCAAGATCGTGGCCACGCACCTGAAAAAGCCCCTGCGCGTGGAGGACAACCCCAAGAGCATCCTGGCCCCGCCGCTGCTGTCGGTGGAGGGGATCGACCTGGTTACTGAAGGATTGGTCACCCTGAACCAGGCGCACAACATCCTGGACGAGGACCCGCGCCGCTATGACCCCGAGAGCGGGGTCTCCGCCCTGTGCAACCTGTTGCGCCGCGCCGACCGGGTGAATTTCAGCGTTGGCGGGGCGGTCAATCCGGCCAACCAGGACATCGGGTTCCGTCAGCTGGGACTCGTGCGCCGCGAGAAAATAGTGGAGCTGCTGGCCGAAAAGCTGCGCCGGATGGGCAAGCTGGTGGTTATCGAGCGGGTTTGA
- a CDS encoding glycoside hydrolase family 28 protein, translated as MQVTPALTTNSILRLLLIVSFSATALFAETAGSASVFNVLDSGAKGDGRTNDAPAIQKAIDACFAAGGGEVLLPAGKIFYSGSITLRSNVDFRVERGAVLKASATWEDYDSTGLNLEDSRGSLIHAENASFFSISGDGTIDGNSPAYMGNLEQDIFVAHGNRPVMVFLDRCTHFSIRDITLQNAPFWTIHPVGCEDVLIEGIRILNDLRVPNCDGIDPDHCRNVRIANCHIECGDDGIVPKNTGGRFSGYGPCENITVTGCSIISTSCAIKIGTSGAADYRNLVFESCVISGSNRGIGIQVRDEGRVDNVIFANMIVTTRLHSPNWWGKAEPIYVTAVPRHPETKVGQISNVHFSNIICRGENGVFIHGWGDAPIKDLVLDNVQVEIVKSSEWKGGEYDLRPSDEFKETFGSKNAGIYCRFADGVSLRNTRVTWGDNPPDCYGPALEVHDTRELHLDNFSGHSAHPGIEPDQIVD; from the coding sequence ATGCAGGTAACGCCAGCCTTGACGACAAATTCAATCTTGCGGCTGCTCCTTATCGTCTCTTTCAGCGCCACCGCCCTGTTTGCCGAAACAGCGGGGTCCGCATCCGTGTTCAATGTCCTCGATTCCGGGGCGAAAGGCGACGGCCGGACGAACGATGCCCCCGCCATCCAAAAAGCAATCGATGCCTGCTTTGCGGCCGGAGGCGGTGAAGTGCTGCTTCCGGCGGGGAAAATTTTTTATTCCGGCTCAATCACCCTGAGATCGAATGTGGATTTCCGGGTGGAAAGAGGAGCGGTGCTGAAAGCGAGTGCAACCTGGGAGGATTACGATTCAACCGGCTTGAACCTCGAAGATTCCCGGGGTTCGCTCATACATGCCGAAAACGCCTCCTTTTTTTCCATATCCGGTGACGGAACCATCGATGGCAACTCCCCCGCTTACATGGGGAACCTGGAGCAGGACATTTTTGTCGCCCACGGCAACCGGCCGGTCATGGTCTTCCTGGACAGGTGCACGCATTTTTCCATCCGGGACATAACTCTCCAGAACGCGCCTTTCTGGACAATACATCCGGTAGGCTGCGAGGATGTGCTCATTGAAGGCATCCGCATCCTGAACGATCTGCGGGTGCCCAATTGTGATGGAATAGACCCGGATCACTGCCGTAACGTGCGAATCGCCAATTGTCACATCGAGTGCGGGGATGACGGTATCGTGCCGAAGAATACGGGTGGGCGATTCAGCGGCTACGGACCCTGCGAAAACATAACCGTGACCGGCTGCAGCATAATATCCACCTCCTGCGCGATCAAGATCGGAACCTCCGGCGCCGCAGACTACCGCAATCTGGTATTCGAATCCTGTGTCATCAGCGGAAGTAACCGGGGGATAGGCATTCAGGTCCGTGACGAGGGCCGGGTCGACAACGTCATCTTCGCCAACATGATCGTCACGACCCGGCTCCACAGCCCGAACTGGTGGGGCAAGGCCGAACCGATATATGTGACCGCCGTACCGAGGCACCCGGAGACAAAAGTGGGGCAAATAAGTAACGTCCACTTCAGCAACATCATCTGCCGGGGAGAAAACGGCGTGTTCATTCACGGCTGGGGTGATGCTCCGATCAAGGATCTGGTGCTCGACAATGTCCAGGTGGAAATCGTAAAATCCAGCGAATGGAAGGGTGGAGAGTACGACCTTCGGCCGAGCGACGAGTTCAAGGAAACCTTCGGGAGCAAAAACGCGGGCATTTATTGCAGATTCGCGGATGGGGTCAGCCTGAGAAACACGAGGGTCACGTGGGGTGACAATCCTCCCGACTGCTATGGGCCCGCTCTGGAGGTCCACGACACCCGGGAGCTGCATCTCGACAATTTCAGCGGCCACTCCGCCCACCCGGGCATCGAACCGGACCAGATTGTCGATTGA